The following proteins come from a genomic window of Oscillatoria sp. FACHB-1407:
- a CDS encoding SGNH/GDSL hydrolase family protein yields the protein MISNSTSTKQTTTAGSTHRAGISGLFEQSPYEGKPFGSPISSTTTSFSLRLGSSSSVDPTKVVTPTASLDRIAPRALLRTTNVTAQSATHFFRVVYSDRGKINRRTINSRDVLVTGVGGYRQLARLVNVRLNRAGTSATATYRINAAGGSWDDSDNGAYTVSMLRGQVSDISRNFVRAGRLGRFQVAVPQSPTPGPTSPPPTASLTASNFVPDGATTYSFAVTYADDSAVSAASLGNGDVRVTGPGGFNQLATFVGVSPTGDGTPRTVTYSITAPGGSWDTADLGTYTVSLEPNQVSDTSNNFAVAGTLGTFAAVGEIQPPTVSGFAAPTITANAGDAQFTVTYADNAGIVPTSVGNGDIRVTGPNGFNQIASFVSFNANSNVATYRIGAPGGSWSAFDNGNYTVAVEAGQIVDINGNAIAPATAGTFSVNLSGTDDSSNGSGTGNNTINGGTGNDTVNYTSASIGVMVNLQTGRTVKPIYDGALSNTIMPLGDSITAGQHTVDPVQGAYRIQLYENFVSDGFAVDFVGSQINGPTSNFDRNHEGYPGETIDDIRGRIQNGSISFDPQLNAVLLMIGTNDTGSEFVSNAEMVDDLSDLIDAITARTNALVVVSSILPLANGTRNSRAQTYNSSIPGLVNTKVSQGKRVTFANVGGALTTGDLNSDGIHPTAAGYDELGTLWYNAITDRDTLTSIENVIGTNLADTIIGNGDANIITGGGGSDRLGGGNGADTFVYRNAAEGGDTIIDFTSSDFIQISAAGFGSGLVAGTSLSTTASATGVLVNGATAISNDPTFLYSGGTLSFDADGAGAGAAVTIAVLSGGPATLTTSQFNIVA from the coding sequence ATGATTTCAAATTCTACCTCCACGAAGCAGACCACAACGGCTGGTTCAACCCACCGCGCTGGAATTAGTGGCCTATTTGAACAATCACCCTATGAAGGGAAACCGTTCGGATCACCCATTTCATCCACTACAACCTCATTCAGTTTACGTCTCGGCTCCAGTTCTAGCGTCGATCCAACAAAAGTAGTTACTCCTACAGCTAGCCTCGACAGGATTGCCCCTCGTGCCCTATTACGAACTACCAATGTCACTGCTCAGAGCGCAACTCATTTTTTCAGAGTTGTTTATAGCGATCGCGGCAAGATCAACAGACGCACGATCAATTCCAGAGATGTTTTAGTGACGGGTGTAGGTGGATATCGCCAACTGGCTCGTCTGGTCAACGTCCGACTCAATCGCGCAGGCACCTCTGCCACCGCAACCTATCGCATCAATGCCGCAGGAGGAAGCTGGGATGACTCTGATAATGGGGCTTATACCGTGTCAATGTTGCGAGGACAGGTCAGCGATATCAGCCGTAACTTTGTCAGAGCAGGCAGATTGGGTAGATTTCAAGTTGCCGTTCCACAAAGCCCAACCCCCGGTCCAACCAGCCCACCACCAACTGCCAGCCTGACTGCGTCTAACTTTGTCCCAGATGGTGCAACAACCTACAGCTTTGCAGTCACCTACGCTGACGACAGCGCAGTGAGTGCTGCCAGTTTAGGCAATGGAGATGTCCGCGTCACAGGTCCCGGTGGATTCAACCAACTCGCAACCTTCGTGGGTGTTTCCCCCACAGGAGACGGCACCCCCCGCACAGTTACTTACAGCATCACTGCCCCTGGTGGAAGTTGGGACACGGCTGACTTAGGAACCTATACCGTCTCTTTAGAGCCAAATCAGGTTAGCGATACCAGTAATAACTTTGCCGTTGCAGGGACATTGGGCACCTTTGCCGCCGTAGGTGAAATACAGCCTCCCACGGTTAGCGGTTTCGCGGCTCCAACCATCACCGCCAATGCAGGAGACGCTCAGTTCACCGTCACCTATGCGGATAATGCCGGGATCGTTCCTACAAGTGTGGGAAATGGTGATATTCGGGTAACGGGACCCAACGGGTTTAACCAAATCGCCAGTTTTGTCAGCTTTAATGCCAACAGCAATGTGGCTACATACCGTATTGGTGCACCCGGTGGCAGTTGGAGTGCGTTTGACAATGGCAACTATACCGTCGCTGTAGAAGCGGGGCAAATCGTAGACATCAATGGCAATGCGATCGCCCCTGCTACCGCTGGCACTTTCTCGGTCAACTTATCTGGCACCGATGACTCTTCAAACGGCTCTGGAACAGGCAATAACACCATCAATGGTGGCACAGGTAATGACACTGTAAACTATACCTCTGCATCGATAGGGGTGATGGTCAACCTGCAAACCGGACGGACGGTTAAGCCAATTTATGATGGGGCTCTATCGAACACAATCATGCCACTCGGTGACTCCATTACAGCAGGACAGCATACAGTAGATCCTGTTCAAGGAGCCTATCGCATTCAGTTGTATGAGAACTTTGTCAGTGACGGTTTTGCAGTCGATTTTGTGGGTTCGCAAATCAATGGACCGACCTCAAACTTCGATCGCAACCATGAGGGCTATCCCGGTGAAACCATTGACGATATTCGTGGCAGAATTCAAAACGGCTCCATCTCGTTTGATCCTCAACTCAATGCGGTTCTCCTCATGATCGGCACCAATGACACGGGTTCCGAGTTTGTCTCCAATGCCGAAATGGTTGACGATTTGAGTGATCTAATTGACGCAATTACTGCTAGAACTAACGCCCTGGTCGTCGTTTCATCCATCCTTCCCTTAGCCAACGGCACCCGAAATTCTCGCGCTCAAACCTACAACAGCTCTATTCCAGGACTGGTCAACACCAAAGTCTCTCAAGGCAAGCGGGTCACATTTGCTAATGTGGGGGGAGCTTTGACAACGGGCGATCTCAACAGTGATGGCATCCACCCAACAGCCGCAGGGTACGATGAATTGGGTACCCTCTGGTACAACGCCATCACCGATCGCGATACTCTGACCAGCATCGAGAACGTGATCGGCACTAACTTAGCTGACACCATCATTGGTAACGGCGATGCCAACATTATCACTGGAGGGGGTGGAAGCGATCGCCTCGGTGGTGGCAACGGCGCAGATACCTTTGTCTACCGCAATGCTGCTGAAGGGGGAGACACCATCATTGATTTCACCAGTTCTGACTTTATCCAGATCTCTGCCGCTGGGTTTGGTAGTGGATTGGTCGCTGGCACCAGCCTCAGCACCACTGCCTCAGCTACAGGGGTGTTGGTCAACGGCGCAACTGCTATTAGCAATGACCCAACTTTCCTCTATAGTGGGGGTACGCTGTCATTTGACGCGGATGGTGCAGGTGCAGGTGCAGCCGTGACGATCGCCGTATTGTCGGGTGGTCCCGCCACGCTGACGACCAGTCAGTTCAATATTGTTGCTTAA
- a CDS encoding acyltransferase: MDTKKPSTPAPRWSRRQESIRLALVGGMPLQIGFALRRILYRSLFAQMGSSPYIQTGVEFTRAVYMELGDRVKVLRDVRLDCADASSKISLKNDVCLDRGVDIKAQRNCQIEIGESTYLGAYVCIAGPGSIRIGKDCLIAAQSGLFASNHTFDKLDIPIRKQEPTFKGIVIEDDCWLGTGVKVLDGVTIGKGSVIGAGAVVTKDIPPYSIAVGVPAKIVGTRTANADREPLMNVSVE; the protein is encoded by the coding sequence ATGGATACTAAGAAACCGTCCACCCCTGCTCCACGCTGGTCACGTCGCCAAGAATCTATCAGGCTTGCCCTGGTCGGAGGAATGCCGTTACAAATCGGATTTGCCCTGCGGCGCATCCTCTACCGCTCACTGTTTGCTCAGATGGGGAGTTCACCCTACATTCAAACTGGCGTAGAATTCACCCGTGCGGTCTATATGGAACTGGGCGATCGCGTCAAGGTATTACGCGATGTCCGGCTTGATTGTGCGGATGCCAGTAGCAAGATCTCCCTCAAAAACGATGTCTGCCTGGATCGAGGGGTAGACATCAAAGCTCAGCGCAACTGTCAAATTGAAATTGGAGAATCTACCTATTTAGGTGCCTACGTTTGCATCGCTGGGCCTGGCTCCATCCGCATTGGCAAAGACTGTTTGATTGCAGCCCAATCGGGCTTATTTGCTAGCAATCACACCTTTGACAAACTGGATATCCCCATCCGTAAACAGGAACCTACATTCAAAGGCATTGTGATTGAAGATGATTGCTGGCTTGGCACAGGAGTCAAAGTCTTAGACGGTGTCACAATCGGTAAGGGCAGTGTGATTGGGGCAGGTGCCGTTGTCACGAAAGACATTCCACCTTACTCAATCGCGGTGGGTGTGCCCGCCAAAATCGTTGGAACACGAACAGCCAATGCAGATCGTGAGCCTCTCATGAACGTTAGCGTTGAATAA
- a CDS encoding glycosyltransferase family 2 protein, translated as MTTLLSIAIPTYNRAHLLDQQLAWLSNAIQGFESQCEIIISDNCSTDNTSEIIQKWLPHFEKSALWINRNPANIGAVKNIAYCISVARGKHVWIISDDDRMNEKALPYVLNTLSNTPDLGLLVLNYSGRNPKTGELSYEACFNLSMDISSSIGRPIFEKCLEERAGAGLALTTALVYRTDLVRWALFDWHDGISNFFVQLYWTAFCALHGSMLVTGDRYFECTTNEHHFTTKPELYVQAKYADLSAIYFKLIDMGFSYELCKKLIVSRFKQMKPKLLLKALSRRPAAMAIALINILGLVVKIHWVGLHKPAEAPALTSTDTAY; from the coding sequence ATGACTACATTGTTAAGTATTGCAATTCCAACCTATAACAGAGCGCACCTTTTAGATCAACAGCTCGCCTGGCTTTCAAATGCTATCCAGGGATTTGAGTCTCAGTGTGAGATTATTATTTCAGATAATTGTTCAACAGATAATACTTCGGAAATTATCCAGAAGTGGCTGCCCCACTTTGAGAAAAGTGCCCTATGGATTAACCGCAATCCCGCGAATATTGGTGCTGTCAAAAACATTGCATATTGCATCAGTGTGGCTCGCGGAAAGCATGTCTGGATCATCAGTGATGACGACCGGATGAACGAAAAGGCATTGCCCTATGTGCTCAATACCCTGTCTAACACCCCCGACCTAGGATTGTTAGTGCTTAACTACTCAGGTCGCAATCCCAAAACAGGAGAACTGAGCTACGAGGCTTGCTTTAACCTCAGTATGGACATCTCTAGCAGTATTGGCAGACCTATTTTTGAAAAATGTCTGGAGGAACGAGCCGGTGCTGGTTTGGCTTTGACAACCGCTCTCGTCTATCGCACTGACCTGGTTCGTTGGGCACTGTTTGATTGGCACGATGGAATTAGTAACTTCTTTGTGCAACTTTACTGGACTGCATTTTGTGCATTACATGGAAGTATGCTGGTGACTGGCGATCGCTACTTTGAATGCACCACAAACGAACATCACTTTACTACCAAGCCTGAACTTTACGTTCAAGCAAAATATGCTGATCTCTCAGCAATTTACTTTAAGTTGATAGACATGGGGTTTTCTTACGAGCTGTGTAAAAAACTGATTGTCAGTCGCTTTAAGCAGATGAAGCCAAAGCTATTGTTAAAGGCACTTTCGAGACGCCCAGCCGCAATGGCGATCGCACTCATCAACATTCTTGGCTTAGTAGTCAAGATTCACTGGGTCGGTTTACACAAACCCGCAGAGGCTCCTGCCCTGACCAGTACCGATACAGCCTACTAA
- a CDS encoding GMC oxidoreductase, which produces MIIDAHTLAAGETVETDVCIVGSGPAGLALAVELAGQNFRVALLESGGLEEPNAATQDLSKGKTAPGYPDLDITYNRRFAGTSNIWHIQVGEGEMGARFVPFNETDFEERADIPYSGWCITRQDLDPFYERAQSICKLGPYNYEPDYWKDANTPTLEFKSDRIKTIVCQFTRLNKFIPENRAVVEQASNITAYLHATVVEIETNDTAEAVTRLRVASAPGKEFGVVAKLFILATGGIEVPRLLLASNRVQKEGLGNQHDLVGRFFMDHPCYLGGLWYPASPQLFNTTSFYDIRRVKGTPIMARLVLAEEVVRKEGIMNVFGFLHPRTAGYRSRVLQSLRTLTQSLRKGKLPKQAGRHLGTVLGGVGDIISITWKRLQQPKVDLTRADKGGWSSLPQKDKVFTCFEMFLSAEQVPDPEKRITLMDERDALGRPRVKLDWNWKHPIDIHTIKRAQDIFKEEIEKAGLGRLDVIRDDNDLPYMTAASAHHLMGTTRMHPDPKQGVVDENCRVHGVSNLFIASSAVFPTGGQVNPTLTIVAMSIRLADHIKAVMASQMVGAER; this is translated from the coding sequence ATGATAATTGACGCCCACACCTTAGCTGCTGGTGAAACTGTTGAAACAGATGTGTGTATTGTTGGTTCTGGACCAGCTGGTTTAGCACTGGCAGTAGAGCTGGCAGGACAAAATTTTCGGGTTGCTTTGCTTGAAAGTGGTGGGCTAGAAGAACCAAATGCCGCAACTCAAGACTTGAGTAAGGGTAAAACAGCCCCGGGCTACCCCGACTTAGACATTACCTATAATCGCCGTTTTGCCGGAACCTCCAACATTTGGCATATCCAGGTTGGCGAAGGAGAGATGGGGGCAAGATTTGTTCCCTTCAATGAAACAGATTTTGAAGAGAGAGCCGACATTCCCTACAGCGGTTGGTGTATTACTCGACAGGATCTCGATCCGTTTTATGAACGGGCTCAAAGTATTTGCAAGCTCGGTCCATATAATTATGAACCTGACTACTGGAAAGACGCTAACACCCCAACGCTAGAGTTTAAGAGCGATCGCATCAAGACCATCGTTTGCCAATTTACTCGACTTAACAAATTCATCCCCGAAAATCGAGCTGTAGTCGAACAAGCCAGCAACATCACAGCTTATCTCCATGCAACAGTTGTAGAAATCGAAACCAACGACACAGCAGAAGCCGTCACCCGCTTGCGAGTTGCCTCTGCACCGGGGAAAGAGTTTGGTGTAGTCGCTAAGCTGTTTATTCTGGCGACAGGGGGGATTGAAGTTCCACGTTTATTACTGGCATCCAATCGCGTTCAAAAAGAAGGATTGGGTAATCAACACGACTTAGTTGGGCGGTTCTTTATGGATCACCCCTGTTACCTCGGTGGATTGTGGTATCCCGCCAGTCCACAACTGTTTAACACGACTAGTTTCTATGACATCCGCCGAGTCAAAGGAACACCAATCATGGCGCGGTTGGTCCTGGCTGAAGAGGTCGTGCGCAAAGAAGGGATCATGAACGTGTTTGGGTTTCTGCATCCTCGCACGGCGGGCTACCGCTCCCGTGTATTGCAGTCACTACGAACACTGACTCAATCCCTGCGGAAAGGTAAGCTTCCCAAACAAGCGGGTCGTCATCTTGGCACTGTGCTAGGAGGTGTAGGCGACATTATTTCTATTACCTGGAAACGGCTCCAGCAACCTAAAGTTGACCTCACTCGCGCTGACAAAGGGGGATGGTCGTCCTTACCTCAAAAGGACAAAGTCTTCACTTGCTTTGAGATGTTTCTCTCCGCTGAGCAGGTACCCGATCCCGAAAAGCGGATTACATTGATGGATGAGCGTGACGCCTTAGGACGTCCTCGTGTGAAACTCGATTGGAATTGGAAGCATCCAATCGATATCCACACCATTAAACGGGCACAGGATATTTTCAAAGAGGAAATTGAAAAGGCAGGTTTGGGGCGATTGGACGTTATCCGAGATGACAATGATCTTCCCTACATGACTGCTGCCAGTGCCCACCACCTCATGGGAACGACCCGGATGCACCCCGATCCAAAACAGGGGGTTGTAGATGAGAACTGCCGAGTACATGGAGTCTCTAACTTGTTTATCGCCAGCAGTGCTGTTTTCCCAACAGGAGGGCAGGTAAACCCAACCCTGACGATCGTGGCAATGTCCATTCGTCTGGCAGATCACATTAAAGCCGTGATGGCATCTCAAATGGTTGGTGCGGAACGATAA
- the ftsH4 gene encoding ATP-dependent zinc metalloprotease FtsH4 — MPIKEQPKPPRSRIIGNILLLVSGLFLLANIVLPIFFGPQIPQVPYSLFIHQVQEGEVSRVSVGQEQIRYQLKPEAEQPNQVLATTPIFDLELPKLLEAKGVEFAAAPPAKNGWFTSLLGWVIPPLIFVAIWQFFINRGAGGQQGVLSIGKSRAKVYVEGDANKVTFADVAGVEEAKLELVEIVDFLKEPKRFTQIGARIPKGVLLVGPPGTGKTLLAKAVAGEAGVPFFSISGSEFVELFVGVGSSRVRDLFEQAKKQAPCIIFIDELDAIGKSRASGGFYGGNDEREQTLNQLLTEMDGFAAGDKTVIVLAATNRPESLDPALLRPGRFDRQVLVDRPDLSGRLAILEIHAKEVRLGKDVDLKAIATRTPGFAGADLANLVNEAALLAARNQRQDVSQADFAEAIERVVAGLEKKSRVLNEKEKKIVAYHEVGHALVGAVIPGSNKVEKISIVPRGMAALGYTLQLPTEDRFLLSETELRGQIATMLGGRSAEEVVFGSITTGASNDLQRATDLAERMVTTYGMSKVLGPLAYQQGQQNMFLGGEAPNPRRMVSAQTAEAIDKEVKAIVEEAHQHALDILNQNRDLLESISTKLLETEVIEGPELHDLLAQVKPVPSPTMAQV, encoded by the coding sequence ATGCCGATTAAAGAACAACCAAAGCCCCCACGCTCTCGCATCATTGGCAACATCCTGTTGCTCGTGTCTGGCTTATTTTTGTTGGCGAATATTGTCTTACCTATTTTCTTTGGTCCTCAGATTCCTCAAGTGCCTTACAGCTTGTTCATTCATCAGGTTCAAGAGGGTGAGGTGTCGAGAGTATCTGTTGGGCAAGAACAAATTCGCTACCAATTGAAGCCAGAGGCAGAACAGCCCAATCAGGTTCTAGCGACTACTCCCATTTTCGACCTGGAACTGCCAAAGTTGTTAGAAGCAAAAGGGGTTGAGTTTGCTGCTGCCCCTCCTGCCAAAAATGGTTGGTTTACGAGCCTGTTAGGGTGGGTGATTCCGCCGCTGATTTTTGTTGCCATTTGGCAATTCTTTATTAATCGCGGTGCCGGTGGTCAGCAGGGCGTACTGTCAATTGGCAAGAGTCGTGCTAAGGTTTACGTTGAAGGGGATGCCAACAAAGTTACCTTTGCCGATGTAGCCGGGGTCGAGGAAGCCAAACTGGAGTTGGTTGAGATTGTTGATTTTTTGAAAGAACCCAAGCGGTTTACCCAAATTGGTGCTCGCATTCCCAAGGGTGTGTTGCTCGTTGGTCCTCCGGGAACTGGGAAAACGCTGTTGGCAAAGGCGGTGGCTGGAGAGGCAGGTGTTCCTTTCTTCAGTATTTCAGGTTCAGAGTTTGTTGAACTGTTTGTAGGGGTTGGCTCCTCACGGGTTCGGGATCTGTTTGAGCAAGCTAAGAAACAAGCCCCCTGTATCATCTTTATTGATGAGTTAGATGCGATCGGAAAGTCGCGTGCCTCCGGTGGCTTCTATGGCGGCAACGATGAGCGGGAACAAACCTTGAACCAGTTGCTGACTGAGATGGATGGGTTTGCGGCTGGGGATAAGACCGTGATCGTGTTAGCGGCTACTAACCGCCCCGAAAGTCTTGATCCCGCATTGCTTCGTCCCGGTCGTTTTGATCGCCAGGTGTTGGTCGATCGCCCCGATCTCTCTGGACGGTTGGCGATTTTAGAAATCCACGCGAAGGAAGTGAGACTGGGTAAGGATGTTGATCTGAAGGCGATCGCCACTCGAACACCCGGTTTTGCTGGAGCCGATCTGGCAAACCTGGTGAACGAAGCAGCGTTGCTAGCTGCTCGAAATCAGCGGCAAGACGTGTCTCAGGCTGATTTTGCCGAAGCGATTGAACGTGTTGTGGCGGGTCTGGAGAAGAAGAGCCGCGTTCTCAATGAAAAAGAGAAGAAGATTGTGGCTTACCACGAAGTCGGGCATGCCCTAGTGGGTGCGGTGATACCAGGAAGCAACAAGGTCGAGAAAATCTCTATCGTGCCACGCGGAATGGCAGCGTTGGGCTATACCCTGCAACTCCCTACAGAAGATCGCTTCTTGCTGAGCGAAACTGAACTACGGGGACAGATTGCCACGATGTTGGGCGGGCGATCGGCGGAGGAAGTCGTCTTTGGCAGCATCACCACGGGTGCTTCTAATGACTTACAACGAGCCACCGATTTGGCAGAGCGAATGGTCACGACCTATGGCATGAGCAAAGTGTTAGGACCGCTGGCTTATCAACAGGGACAACAGAATATGTTCCTGGGTGGTGAAGCCCCCAACCCTCGCCGCATGGTCAGTGCTCAAACGGCTGAAGCGATCGACAAAGAAGTGAAGGCGATCGTTGAAGAGGCGCACCAACACGCACTGGACATCCTGAATCAGAACCGCGATTTGTTGGAGTCGATCTCCACCAAACTGCTGGAGACTGAGGTCATTGAGGGACCAGAACTACACGACTTGTTGGCACAGGTCAAACCCGTTCCTAGCCCCACAATGGCACAAGTCTAA
- a CDS encoding DUF2949 domain-containing protein yields the protein MASESTKQALLINFLKNELAVPASAIAMGLRHQEAESNLLPMVLWQYGLITLEQLNQVFDWMETV from the coding sequence ATGGCCAGCGAATCTACAAAACAAGCGTTACTCATCAATTTTTTAAAGAACGAGTTAGCCGTACCTGCGTCAGCGATCGCTATGGGTCTACGACATCAGGAAGCTGAATCGAACTTGTTGCCGATGGTGCTCTGGCAATATGGGCTGATTACCTTAGAGCAGTTGAATCAGGTGTTTGACTGGATGGAAACGGTTTGA
- the petH gene encoding ferredoxin--NADP reductase, producing MYNPSAAGGSANSPSGSRLFVYEVEGLRQNQETDKLDYPIRRSGSVFITVPYSRMNQEMQRITRMGGRIVSIRAVTAESVANGTVATSNAQPEQPKPAESKPMTQAKAKSTDIPVNIYRPNAPFVGKCISNEPLVQEGGIGIVQHLTFDISAGDLRYLEGQSIGIIPDGTDDKGKPHKLRLYSIASTRHGDAVDDKTISLCVRQLEYKHPETNETVYGVCSTFLCNLPVGADVKITGPVGKEMLLPSDPDAKIIMLATGTGIAPFRAYLWRMFKDAERQANPDYQFKGFAWLIFGIPTTPNILYKEELEELQAKYPDNFRLTYAISREQKNVEGGRMYIQHRVAEHADEIWSMVKDEKTHTYICGLKGMEDGIDEAMTNAAAKEGVVWKEYQRSIKERWHVETY from the coding sequence ATGTACAATCCAAGCGCAGCAGGTGGGTCTGCCAATTCCCCCTCTGGTAGCCGTCTCTTTGTTTATGAAGTGGAAGGGCTACGCCAGAATCAAGAAACTGACAAATTGGACTATCCGATTCGGCGCAGCGGCAGCGTGTTTATCACTGTGCCCTACTCCCGCATGAATCAGGAAATGCAACGAATTACTCGTATGGGCGGTAGGATTGTCAGTATCCGCGCCGTAACTGCTGAGAGCGTAGCCAATGGGACAGTGGCGACATCAAATGCTCAACCAGAACAACCGAAACCAGCAGAGAGTAAGCCCATGACTCAAGCAAAAGCTAAGTCCACTGATATCCCTGTCAATATTTACCGTCCAAATGCCCCCTTTGTAGGCAAATGCATTTCGAATGAGCCACTGGTTCAAGAAGGTGGTATTGGGATTGTTCAACATTTGACGTTTGACATCTCCGCTGGAGATCTGCGTTATTTGGAAGGCCAAAGTATTGGCATTATTCCCGACGGAACAGACGACAAGGGCAAACCTCACAAGTTGCGTCTTTATTCAATCGCCTCAACTCGCCATGGGGATGCGGTAGATGACAAGACGATTTCATTGTGTGTGCGTCAGCTTGAATATAAGCATCCTGAAACCAACGAAACGGTATATGGTGTTTGCTCAACGTTCCTCTGTAATCTCCCAGTAGGGGCAGATGTCAAGATTACAGGTCCGGTTGGTAAAGAGATGCTGTTGCCGAGCGACCCTGATGCAAAGATCATCATGTTGGCAACGGGGACAGGAATTGCGCCCTTCCGGGCATACCTCTGGCGCATGTTCAAAGATGCTGAAAGACAAGCCAATCCTGACTACCAGTTCAAAGGATTTGCCTGGCTCATCTTTGGTATCCCCACCACTCCAAACATTCTCTATAAAGAAGAGTTGGAAGAGTTGCAAGCCAAGTATCCTGACAACTTCCGTTTGACTTACGCGATTAGCCGTGAGCAGAAGAATGTGGAAGGCGGCAGAATGTATATCCAGCATCGCGTTGCGGAGCACGCCGATGAGATCTGGAGCATGGTTAAAGATGAGAAGACCCATACTTACATCTGTGGATTGAAGGGTATGGAGGATGGCATCGATGAAGCGATGACCAATGCTGCGGCTAAGGAAGGAGTGGTTTGGAAGGAGTACCAGCGATCGATTAAGGAACGCTGGCACGTTGAAACCTACTAA
- a CDS encoding phosphoribulokinase codes for MTSQPDRVVLIGVAGDSGCGKSTFLRRLADLFGEELMTVICLDDYHSLDRKQRKVAGVTALNPQANNFDLMYEQIKALKEGNVIDKPIYNHETGMIDPPEKVHPNRIVVIEGLHPMYDERVRSLLDFSVYLDIDDEVKIAWKIQRDMAERGHTYEDVLASINARRPDFMAYIDPQKQHADVVIQILPTKLIKDDKERKVLRVRLIQKDGIEGFEPVYLFDEGSTIDWIPCGRKLTCSWPGIRMFYGPDTYMGNSVSMLEVDGQFDKLEELIYIESHLSNTSTKYYGEMTELLLKHREYPGSNNGSGLFQVLVGLKMRATYEKLVGAVPAVAAASN; via the coding sequence ATGACCAGTCAGCCAGATCGTGTGGTTCTAATTGGGGTTGCCGGGGATTCCGGCTGCGGTAAATCAACATTCCTACGCCGTTTGGCTGATTTGTTTGGGGAAGAGTTGATGACGGTGATTTGCCTAGACGATTACCACAGTCTGGACCGCAAACAACGGAAAGTAGCGGGTGTAACGGCACTGAACCCTCAAGCAAATAACTTTGATTTGATGTATGAGCAAATCAAAGCACTGAAAGAAGGAAACGTCATTGATAAGCCGATTTACAATCACGAAACCGGGATGATTGATCCCCCTGAAAAGGTTCACCCTAACCGGATTGTGGTAATCGAGGGCTTGCATCCGATGTATGACGAACGGGTGCGATCGCTCCTTGACTTCAGCGTCTACCTGGATATCGACGACGAGGTGAAGATCGCCTGGAAGATCCAGCGTGACATGGCTGAGCGTGGTCACACCTACGAAGACGTATTGGCATCGATCAATGCGCGTCGTCCTGACTTCATGGCATACATTGACCCACAAAAGCAACATGCTGATGTGGTGATTCAGATTCTGCCCACCAAACTGATCAAAGACGACAAAGAGCGCAAGGTGTTGCGCGTTCGTCTGATCCAAAAAGATGGGATCGAAGGATTTGAACCTGTTTACCTGTTTGATGAAGGCTCCACAATTGACTGGATTCCTTGTGGTCGCAAACTAACCTGCTCGTGGCCCGGAATTCGGATGTTCTATGGACCTGACACCTACATGGGTAACAGTGTTTCTATGCTAGAAGTCGATGGTCAGTTTGATAAGCTCGAAGAGTTAATCTACATTGAGAGCCACTTGAGCAATACCTCGACCAAGTACTACGGTGAGATGACTGAGTTGCTGTTAAAGCACCGTGAATATCCCGGTTCTAACAATGGTAGTGGTCTGTTCCAGGTATTAGTTGGCTTAAAGATGCGAGCTACCTATGAAAAATTAGTGGGTGCAGTTCCTGCGGTAGCCGCTGCTTCTAACTAA
- a CDS encoding TenA family protein: MSIAETLWQANHDLAIASLKTAFVQGIGDGTLPREKFAYYVGQDAFFLEAFARAYSIAAAKAPDWEGFGVFHQLAEGVLQELRLHQSYADQWGVKIQAVTPGVVTRRYTDFLLAIAWSQDVGVTTVAMLPCMRLYAFLGQELAKPEIPNHQYSDWIRTYSSAEFEPLVQQLAQLAERYTTANTLANSTYRYAMECERDFFDAAWELG, translated from the coding sequence ATGTCGATCGCAGAAACCCTATGGCAAGCCAATCATGATCTGGCGATCGCCTCTCTTAAAACGGCGTTCGTCCAGGGGATTGGCGACGGAACGTTGCCCCGCGAAAAATTTGCCTACTATGTAGGGCAAGATGCCTTCTTTTTAGAAGCCTTTGCCCGTGCTTACAGCATTGCTGCTGCAAAAGCCCCCGATTGGGAGGGGTTTGGTGTGTTCCATCAGCTTGCCGAAGGGGTCTTACAAGAGTTGCGTCTGCACCAGAGTTATGCCGATCAGTGGGGGGTAAAGATTCAGGCTGTAACGCCTGGAGTTGTGACTCGCCGCTATACCGACTTTTTACTGGCGATCGCCTGGAGTCAGGATGTGGGTGTGACCACAGTAGCAATGTTGCCCTGTATGCGTCTGTATGCTTTTTTGGGACAGGAGTTAGCAAAGCCCGAAATTCCCAATCACCAATACTCCGATTGGATTCGGACTTACAGTAGTGCAGAGTTTGAGCCATTAGTACAACAGTTGGCTCAACTGGCAGAGCGTTACACCACTGCGAATACACTGGCAAATTCTACGTATCGTTATGCGATGGAATGCGAACGGGATTTCTTTGATGCAGCGTGGGAGTTAGGTTAA